The window ATCCCTGCCTATTTATTCTTCTTCATCTCTTCTGTTTATTAATTCTGGCTTTTGGTTCAGTTTAAGGGCTTTGTGAGGATATGATCTATGGCACTTGTGTCACAGCTTCCAAGTCACTGTAAgaattctttctttcctttgctTTTTACTGTAAAgatgttttgtaatttttataaaaaattttgcTGATACAATGGTTGTAATATAGGGCTTCTCTCTTTTGGTTAtaatatgttttgaattttactTGACCCTGAAGAGAGTTTGGTCCAATGggtgaaaatgtttttttttttttattagtgttaGTAGTTGCACTCGTGTCTATGAGTGATGGATTAAAGGATAGTgggaaatagtttttttttttttatatttctcctTTTATTTCTGCTTCTATAGGGACTGTTTTTCCTTTTGCAGGATTTTCAGAGCGTTAGTGTTGCAGAAGCCATTAAATTTTCAAGTAAAATTCTCCTCCAAGTGTTTTCCTACGAAGATAAGAATGGAAAGTAATCTTAATCATAGCATAGAGGGCAACAATAAAGCGTCTAGGGGTGCCTTGGTTGTCCTAGAAGGCTTGGATCGTTCTGGGAAGTCTTCTCAGTGTAGCAGGCTAGTGTCCTTCTTGGAGGGACAAGGGATCTCTGCTGAATTATGGAGATTTCCCGACAGAACTACAAATGTTGGGCAAATGATATCTGCCTATCTAACTAACACATCTCAGTTGGATGATCATACTATTCATCTCCTCTTCAGCGCTAATCGTTGGGAAAAGAGGTTTCTGcacttctttttctattttgtttttttccagAAAATCTGAACTATGGTTATTTGAGTTTTGCTGATAATTTTTTGGAAACTTGTAGCTTGTGGTTGGATGGTTGGGTGCTTAGCAGGTTTGAATGTA of the Glycine max cultivar Williams 82 chromosome 13, Glycine_max_v4.0, whole genome shotgun sequence genome contains:
- the LOC100778161 gene encoding thymidylate kinase-like protein, whose product is MIYGTCVTASKSLIFRALVLQKPLNFQVKFSSKCFPTKIRMESNLNHSIEGNNKASRGALVVLEGLDRSGKSSQCSRLVSFLEGQGISAELWRFPDRTTNVGQMISAYLTNTSQLDDHTIHLLFSANRWEKRSLMESKLKTGTTLIVDRYSYSGVAFSSAKGLDFEWCKVPEIGLPAPDVVVYLDISPEKAAERGGYGGERYEKLEFQKKVADWYKVLHDVSWKDVDACQPIEDVEKQLQEIVLDCVTECRKGKPLSTLWSK